One genomic segment of Arcobacter porcinus includes these proteins:
- a CDS encoding 50S ribosomal protein L25/general stress protein Ctc, producing the protein MLEGIVRDSITKPAVKALRKEGYLIANIYGKGVENISAAFKRNEYIKYLKNKKTLSFDVKVDGKVLNVVVKEYQKCPITSDLLHVDLMVAQKGVRSSYFIPVVVTGTAKGLKNKGLLMIHTRKIPVKCAIENLPNNITLDVTNLDTGDNILLRDLTLPESVDCYLDPRVPIVGVIKAK; encoded by the coding sequence ATGTTAGAGGGTATCGTAAGAGATAGTATAACTAAACCAGCTGTAAAGGCTTTAAGAAAAGAGGGATATTTAATTGCAAATATCTATGGAAAAGGTGTTGAAAATATCAGTGCTGCATTCAAAAGAAATGAGTATATTAAATATTTAAAAAATAAAAAAACTCTATCATTTGATGTAAAAGTAGATGGAAAAGTTTTAAATGTTGTTGTAAAAGAGTACCAAAAATGCCCAATTACTTCAGATTTACTACATGTTGATTTAATGGTTGCACAAAAAGGTGTAAGAAGTTCTTATTTTATTCCAGTTGTTGTAACAGGAACAGCAAAAGGTCTAAAAAATAAAGGTCTTTTAATGATTCATACAAGAAAAATTCCAGTAAAATGTGCAATTGAGAATCTTCCAAATAACATTACATTAGATGTAACAAATCTAGATACAGGTGATAATATCTTATTAAGAGATTTAACACTTCCTGAATCAGTTGATTGTTATTTAGATCCAAGAGTGCCAATTGTTGGTGTAATTAAAGCTAAATAA
- the pth gene encoding aminoacyl-tRNA hydrolase, giving the protein MHLLVGLGNIGDKYQNTRHNIGFLVIDFITKNLNTSNINNPNFQSELLKSGYNLFSKPKTYMNNSGTAVRAIMDYYKIDLENVIIIHDDLDLPFGTVKYKIGGGHGGHNGLKSLDSNITKEYIRVRVGIGKPEDKDQVANYVLSDFSKSEIEVLYSKIIPHVASSIDALKELNIDEVKTKFSLKI; this is encoded by the coding sequence ATGCATTTACTTGTAGGTCTTGGAAATATTGGTGATAAATATCAAAATACAAGACACAATATTGGGTTTTTAGTTATAGATTTTATAACTAAAAATCTAAATACTTCAAATATAAATAATCCAAATTTTCAATCTGAACTATTAAAATCGGGATATAATCTATTTTCTAAGCCAAAAACATATATGAATAATTCAGGAACAGCTGTAAGAGCTATTATGGATTATTATAAAATTGATTTAGAAAATGTCATTATTATTCATGATGATTTAGATCTACCTTTTGGAACAGTAAAATATAAAATAGGTGGAGGACATGGTGGGCATAATGGACTCAAATCTTTAGATAGTAATATTACAAAAGAGTATATAAGAGTTAGGGTTGGAATAGGAAAGCCAGAAGATAAAGATCAAGTTGCAAACTATGTTTTAAGTGATTTCTCAAAAAGCGAGATTGAAGTTTTATATAGTAAAATAATTCCTCATGTTGCTTCTTCAATTGATGCTTTAAAAGAGTTAAATATAGATGAAGTAAAAACAAAATTTAGTTTAAAGATATAA
- a CDS encoding LptF/LptG family permease — protein MSTLTKYIFFRYLKNFIIVLLSLEIFFTGIDFLQNFKSLPSSANLQLLYIFYNTIFTLTLTLPLSLVFALIITLITFVRNNEFVAFHSLGASKKMIILPVIYTALFFILSLIILQSTSLAYSYEQKRKIVNNEYFTNTKSDIFLKYDDYFVYFKKLLPLEKRAEDIHIYKIQNDEIIETIIAKEAYFKNNSWYALDAKVVKKPVTIDENSKLEVNYQESVSTLEGFLPKILNNVYEAKSEYSLIDAISAYTLLEKQGINTRKVRAIIYNIVFIPFFIVPILFLIFVYTSLNSRFFHLGSFVASGVFGTLVIWGNFFLLYKITSSGVLIPEISLLVPLVLWIIVSYYIYRRKSLR, from the coding sequence ATGAGTACTTTAACAAAATATATATTTTTTAGATATCTAAAAAACTTCATAATAGTATTACTCTCTTTAGAGATTTTTTTCACAGGAATTGATTTTTTACAAAATTTCAAATCTTTACCATCATCAGCAAATTTACAGCTTTTGTATATATTCTATAATACTATTTTTACTTTGACTTTAACTCTTCCTTTGTCACTTGTTTTTGCATTAATCATAACTTTAATAACATTTGTAAGGAATAATGAGTTTGTAGCTTTTCATTCTTTGGGTGCTTCAAAAAAGATGATAATATTGCCAGTAATTTATACAGCACTATTTTTTATACTATCTTTAATTATTTTACAATCAACTTCATTAGCATATTCATATGAGCAAAAAAGAAAAATTGTAAATAATGAGTACTTTACAAATACAAAAAGTGATATTTTTTTAAAATATGATGACTATTTTGTCTATTTTAAAAAGCTTCTTCCTTTGGAAAAGAGAGCTGAGGATATACATATATATAAGATTCAAAATGATGAGATTATTGAAACAATAATAGCAAAAGAGGCTTATTTTAAAAATAACAGTTGGTATGCTTTAGATGCAAAAGTAGTAAAAAAACCAGTAACAATTGATGAAAATTCAAAATTAGAGGTAAATTATCAAGAATCAGTAAGTACACTAGAAGGATTTTTACCAAAGATTTTAAATAATGTTTATGAAGCAAAGAGTGAATACTCTTTAATTGATGCAATTAGTGCATATACATTACTAGAAAAACAAGGAATAAATACAAGAAAAGTAAGAGCAATAATTTATAATATAGTTTTTATACCTTTTTTTATAGTTCCAATACTATTTTTAATATTTGTATATACTTCATTAAATAGTAGATTTTTTCATTTAGGTAGTTTTGTGGCAAGTGGTGTTTTTGGAACTTTAGTGATATGGGGAAATTTTTTCTTATTATATAAAATTACAAGTTCAGGAGTTTTAATACCTGAAATTTCTCTATTAGTACCACTTGTTTTATGGATAATAGTTTCATACTATATTTATAGAAGAAAAAGTTTAAGATAA
- a CDS encoding NUDIX domain-containing protein has product MGLHKKAYGIILYKVEKKDIKILLCLGVSSDDKWGCLKGSKNKNESAFICAKREFFEESSIRVDIALFEEYFEQINADKDIGIWLVNASNIENVDRFFDKDSLLKEYLSWENTKVKYFSLKKLPKIKDMQKDLIKNVKDFLESKSLFH; this is encoded by the coding sequence ATGGGATTACATAAAAAAGCTTATGGAATTATTTTATATAAAGTAGAGAAAAAAGACATTAAGATTCTTCTTTGTTTAGGAGTCTCAAGTGATGATAAATGGGGCTGTTTAAAAGGTAGTAAAAACAAAAATGAGAGTGCATTTATTTGTGCAAAAAGAGAGTTTTTTGAAGAGAGTTCTATAAGAGTTGATATTGCACTTTTTGAAGAGTATTTTGAACAAATTAATGCAGATAAAGATATAGGTATTTGGCTTGTAAATGCCTCAAATATTGAGAATGTTGATAGATTTTTTGATAAAGATAGTTTACTTAAAGAGTATTTATCTTGGGAGAATACGAAAGTAAAATATTTCTCTTTGAAAAAACTTCCAAAAATCAAAGATATGCAAAAAGATTTAATAAAAAATGTTAAGGATTTTTTAGAAAGTAAGAGTCTATTCCATTAG
- a CDS encoding N-acetylmuramoyl-L-alanine amidase family protein, whose protein sequence is MRKDDPQKIEDLKKIIDLGKKLNKNVKSDEKKLQALQRKVQRERTFHNNINNIPDKKPELSKKVNTNNQKVTDKNDIIFSIKNVFTEDDKIVIEFNKNISQKDINFFKLNQKNNYREIYDISGYFKDALATKLSVNSDNKITIAQFKPTILRIVITNSSEPKTSYSLISNKKLIIKVPSNNILKKKDEIVKNIPKNEKETSLIGTNIDTKNNIREIFTKDNAVFIHFNKNFSKQDLKYLSYKEASFFEDIFEIKGSYKYANPIKLSIENSDKIVTTQEKGFVKLKFQNKEKANIVYSFINSKTLKISHLSESKEIIKKEPKQVTPTKSSPINTPVTQKITTSNKDNNKKVIVIDAGHGGDDVGAVGPNKRYEKVINLAVSKHLEKILKQRGYKVYLTRTNDKFIKVMDRTILANQKQANLFLSIHTNSIIKSKASKTSGIETFFLSPARSQRAKDVAALENKSDIREMNNASKDVFLESLNRPRITASHKFAIDVQAGLLQAARSKYKDVNDSGVREGPFWVLVGAQMPSILVELGYVSHPEESRRLYESSYQEALAVGIANGIDSYFLKNP, encoded by the coding sequence AAAAATTGAAGATTTAAAGAAGATAATAGATCTTGGTAAAAAACTAAATAAAAATGTAAAGTCTGATGAAAAAAAACTTCAAGCTTTACAAAGAAAAGTACAAAGAGAGAGAACTTTTCACAATAATATAAATAATATTCCAGATAAAAAACCTGAACTAAGTAAAAAAGTAAATACAAATAATCAAAAAGTTACAGATAAAAATGACATTATTTTCTCTATTAAAAATGTTTTTACAGAAGATGATAAGATAGTTATAGAGTTTAATAAAAATATCTCACAAAAAGATATAAACTTCTTTAAACTTAATCAAAAAAACAATTATAGAGAAATTTATGATATTAGTGGATATTTTAAAGATGCTCTTGCTACAAAGCTATCAGTAAATAGTGATAATAAAATAACTATTGCACAATTTAAGCCTACTATTTTAAGAATTGTAATTACAAACAGTAGTGAACCTAAAACAAGCTATTCTTTAATATCTAATAAAAAATTAATTATTAAAGTTCCATCAAATAATATATTAAAGAAAAAAGATGAAATTGTTAAAAATATTCCTAAAAATGAAAAGGAGACTTCATTAATAGGAACAAATATTGATACAAAAAACAATATTAGAGAGATTTTTACAAAAGATAATGCAGTATTTATTCACTTCAACAAAAACTTTTCAAAACAAGATTTGAAATATCTATCTTATAAAGAAGCTTCTTTTTTTGAAGATATTTTTGAGATAAAAGGTAGCTATAAATATGCTAATCCTATAAAACTTTCTATTGAAAATAGTGATAAAATAGTTACAACTCAAGAAAAAGGTTTTGTAAAATTAAAATTTCAAAATAAAGAAAAAGCAAATATTGTTTACTCTTTTATAAATAGTAAAACTTTAAAAATCTCACACTTAAGTGAATCAAAAGAGATAATCAAAAAAGAACCAAAACAGGTAACTCCTACAAAATCAAGCCCAATAAATACTCCTGTAACACAAAAAATCACAACATCAAATAAAGATAATAATAAAAAAGTTATTGTAATAGATGCTGGTCACGGTGGAGATGATGTTGGTGCGGTTGGTCCAAACAAAAGATATGAAAAAGTTATAAATCTTGCTGTTTCTAAACATTTAGAAAAGATATTAAAACAAAGAGGCTATAAGGTATATCTTACTCGTACAAATGATAAATTTATAAAAGTTATGGATAGAACAATATTAGCAAACCAAAAACAAGCAAATCTATTTTTATCTATTCACACAAACTCTATTATAAAATCAAAAGCATCTAAAACAAGTGGAATTGAAACATTTTTCTTAAGTCCTGCTAGAAGTCAAAGGGCAAAAGATGTTGCAGCTCTTGAGAATAAGAGTGATATAAGAGAGATGAACAATGCATCAAAAGATGTGTTTTTGGAAAGTTTAAATCGTCCAAGAATTACAGCTTCTCATAAATTTGCAATAGATGTTCAAGCTGGACTTTTACAAGCTGCTAGATCAAAATATAAAGATGTAAATGACTCAGGAGTAAGAGAAGGTCCTTTTTGGGTATTAGTAGGTGCTCAAATGCCTTCTATTCTTGTAGAGTTAGGTTATGTTTCTCATCCTGAAGAGAGTAGAAGACTTTACGAAAGTTCTTATCAAGAAGCTTTAGCAGTTGGGATTGCTAATGGAATAGACTCTTACTTTCTAAAAAATCCTTAA